A stretch of the Oceanicola sp. D3 genome encodes the following:
- the iolG gene encoding inositol 2-dehydrogenase: MRVGLLGAGRIGNVHAQAISSHPESDLVAVSDAFEKNAQALAKSYGCEVRSSDEIIADSSIDAVLVATSTDTHSDLIEAAAAAGKAVLCEKPVDLSLERANECLRNVGDKASSIMIGFNRRFDPNFGTLKAAIDAGEIGKAELLSITSFDPAPPPVEYIKVSGGLFRDMMIHDFDMANFIMGQAPVSVSAVGTSVVDPAIGEAGDVDTAAVTLTYADGRIAVIKNSRRAVYGYDQRVEVLGSEGLLQAQNMLENTVVKSTTAGVSSAKPTYFFLERYMPAYKAEWSAFVEAVQGKSAMPVNLHDGVAALAMAEAATRSAKAGTPVALADV; this comes from the coding sequence ATGCGGGTTGGGTTGCTCGGTGCAGGGCGCATCGGAAATGTTCACGCACAAGCCATTTCTTCGCATCCGGAGAGCGACCTTGTCGCCGTCTCCGACGCTTTCGAGAAGAATGCGCAGGCATTGGCCAAGAGCTACGGGTGCGAGGTGCGCTCTTCGGATGAGATTATTGCAGACAGCTCCATTGATGCGGTGCTGGTTGCGACATCCACCGATACGCACTCTGACCTGATCGAAGCTGCTGCCGCGGCTGGCAAGGCGGTTTTGTGCGAAAAGCCGGTGGACCTCAGCCTTGAGCGGGCGAATGAATGCCTGCGCAACGTGGGCGACAAGGCCTCCAGCATCATGATCGGCTTCAACCGCCGGTTTGACCCGAACTTCGGCACCCTGAAGGCCGCGATTGATGCGGGCGAGATTGGCAAGGCGGAGCTGCTGTCGATCACATCCTTCGACCCCGCGCCGCCGCCGGTGGAATACATCAAGGTGTCTGGCGGCCTGTTCCGCGACATGATGATCCACGATTTCGACATGGCCAACTTCATCATGGGGCAGGCGCCGGTTTCGGTTTCTGCCGTGGGCACATCGGTGGTTGATCCGGCAATCGGTGAAGCCGGTGATGTGGATACCGCCGCCGTTACGCTGACCTACGCCGATGGGCGCATTGCGGTGATCAAGAACTCGCGACGCGCGGTTTATGGCTATGACCAGCGGGTTGAGGTGCTTGGCTCGGAAGGGCTGCTTCAGGCGCAGAACATGCTGGAAAACACGGTTGTCAAATCCACGACCGCCGGTGTGAGCAGCGCCAAGCCAACCTACTTTTTCCTTGAACGCTACATGCCGGCCTACAAGGCCGAGTGGTCTGCCTTTGTTGAGGCTGTTCAGGGCAAGTCGGCGATGCCGGTCAACCTGCATGACGGGGTTGCCGCGCTGGCGATGGCGGAGGCTGCAACGCGCTCTGCCAAGGCGGGCACGCCCGTGGCGCTGGCCGACGTTTGA
- a CDS encoding LacI family DNA-binding transcriptional regulator — MKDQDGSITADDVAALAGVSRWTVNRAFKKDASISAKSREKVMKAAETLGYVPDLLATSLATDRTHLVALLVDDFANPHKLVMMERLTRILRQSGYDTLLVNTSDEKDASAALLNASQRRVDAAVLIGVSFNDQSLETALGARRVKKLIVFARMSRNDNTISILCDDRAAMTALTQHVFSAGYRNPHFIAGPQTQSAHLQRKDTFLSLWQDITGQRPAFASVERYDPRMAYDLVTELFRNKPRSELPDVLVCENDALAMGAIDAIRYELGLRVPEDIAITGFDDVPQASSPHYELTTYRQPLTEMAHALVEVLEGKKPAKKMNAFIGHLVPRKSA, encoded by the coding sequence ATGAAGGATCAGGACGGTTCAATCACGGCAGACGACGTTGCCGCCCTTGCCGGCGTCTCCCGCTGGACCGTGAACCGGGCCTTCAAGAAGGATGCCTCGATCTCCGCCAAATCGCGGGAAAAGGTGATGAAAGCCGCCGAAACGCTCGGCTATGTTCCCGACCTTCTGGCAACCAGCCTCGCCACAGACCGCACCCATCTTGTGGCGCTCCTCGTCGATGATTTCGCCAACCCGCACAAGCTGGTGATGATGGAACGGCTGACGCGCATCTTGCGCCAAAGCGGCTATGACACCCTGCTGGTGAACACCAGCGACGAGAAAGACGCCTCCGCCGCCCTCCTCAACGCCAGCCAGAGGCGTGTCGATGCCGCGGTGCTGATCGGCGTCAGCTTCAATGACCAAAGCCTCGAAACCGCGCTCGGGGCCCGAAGGGTCAAAAAGCTCATCGTGTTTGCCCGAATGTCGAGAAACGACAATACGATCTCGATCCTCTGCGATGATCGCGCGGCGATGACAGCGCTCACCCAGCACGTCTTTTCGGCGGGCTATCGCAACCCCCATTTCATCGCCGGTCCGCAAACCCAGTCGGCCCACCTTCAGCGCAAGGACACCTTCCTTTCGCTATGGCAAGACATCACCGGCCAGCGCCCCGCCTTTGCCTCGGTCGAGCGGTATGATCCGAGAATGGCCTATGACCTTGTGACCGAACTCTTTCGCAACAAGCCAAGGTCAGAGCTGCCGGATGTTCTGGTCTGCGAGAACGACGCGCTGGCGATGGGCGCGATCGACGCGATCCGCTACGAGCTGGGCCTGCGCGTGCCAGAAGACATCGCCATCACCGGGTTCGATGACGTGCCCCAGGCCTCCAGCCCGCACTATGAACTTACAACCTATCGCCAGCCGCTGACCGAGATGGCCCATGCCTTGGTTGAGGTGCTCGAAGGCAAGAAACCCGCCAAGAAGATGAACGCCTTTATCGGCCACCTCGTCCCGCGCAAAAGCGCCTAG
- a CDS encoding sulfatase-like hydrolase/transferase, translating into MSDRPNVLWIMADQLRFDYLSCYGHPHLHTPHIDALAARGVRFNNAYVQSPVCGPSRMSAYTGRYVRSHGSTWNGMPLRIGEPTLGDHLRKAGARAVLVGKTHMTADAEGMAWLGIDPKSEIGVRRGECGFEPFERDDGLHPDSPRQNWSAYDDYLVAHGFESENPWEDFANSGVDDDGELLSAWLLKNSRLAANVPEEHSETAYMTDRAMAFMKEADADGRPWMCHLSYIKPHWPYIVPAPYHDMYGPEHIIPPVRSEEELATDHPLVAAYHKARVCKSFSRDHVREHVIPAYMGLIKQLDDNLGRLFAWMDETGRSENTIVVVTSDHGDYMGDHWMGDKDFYHEMAVKVPLIICDPRPGAEATRGTVSDELVEMIDLAPTFMNALGCPAKPHVIEGRDLTPLLHGTDGFSRRYAISEHDYHWSDMARTLEQPQEEAHTTMIFDGRWKYIRCEGFRPVLFDLETDPQELTDLGASEAAEHVEVRARLEAALLTWATRHHTRITATPEVLARQKRAADSGILIGFWDEAEYEQATGKAFDDLKPMGRP; encoded by the coding sequence ATGAGTGACCGCCCCAACGTGCTCTGGATCATGGCTGACCAGCTGCGTTTCGACTATCTGAGCTGTTACGGCCACCCGCATCTGCACACGCCCCATATCGACGCGCTGGCGGCGCGCGGCGTGCGTTTCAACAACGCCTATGTGCAATCGCCGGTTTGTGGCCCCTCACGGATGAGCGCCTACACCGGGCGCTATGTGCGCTCTCACGGCTCCACCTGGAACGGGATGCCGCTTCGTATTGGCGAGCCCACGCTGGGCGACCATCTGCGCAAGGCGGGGGCGCGGGCGGTGTTGGTGGGCAAGACCCATATGACCGCAGACGCCGAGGGCATGGCGTGGCTCGGCATCGACCCGAAGAGCGAGATCGGCGTGCGCCGGGGCGAATGCGGCTTTGAGCCTTTCGAGCGTGATGACGGGCTGCACCCCGACAGCCCACGGCAGAACTGGTCGGCCTATGATGACTACCTCGTGGCCCATGGCTTTGAGAGCGAGAACCCTTGGGAAGACTTCGCCAACTCGGGCGTCGATGACGATGGTGAGCTGCTTTCGGCCTGGCTGCTGAAGAACTCGCGCCTCGCGGCGAATGTGCCCGAAGAACACTCCGAAACCGCCTATATGACCGACCGCGCGATGGCCTTCATGAAGGAGGCCGATGCCGATGGCCGCCCGTGGATGTGCCACCTGAGCTACATCAAGCCGCATTGGCCCTACATCGTGCCCGCGCCCTACCACGACATGTATGGCCCCGAGCACATCATCCCGCCGGTGCGATCCGAGGAGGAGCTGGCGACGGATCACCCGCTGGTGGCCGCCTACCACAAGGCGCGGGTGTGCAAGAGCTTCTCGCGCGACCATGTGCGCGAGCATGTCATCCCGGCCTACATGGGGCTTATCAAGCAGTTGGATGACAATTTGGGGCGACTGTTTGCGTGGATGGATGAGACCGGGCGCAGCGAGAACACCATTGTTGTCGTCACCTCGGACCATGGCGATTACATGGGCGACCACTGGATGGGGGATAAGGACTTCTACCACGAGATGGCGGTGAAGGTGCCGCTCATCATCTGCGATCCGCGCCCCGGAGCGGAGGCCACGCGCGGCACGGTCAGCGATGAGCTGGTGGAGATGATCGACCTCGCCCCCACCTTCATGAACGCGCTGGGCTGCCCGGCCAAGCCGCATGTGATCGAGGGCCGTGACCTGACGCCGCTGTTGCACGGCACCGATGGATTTTCGCGGCGCTATGCGATCAGCGAGCATGATTATCACTGGTCGGATATGGCCCGCACGCTGGAGCAGCCGCAGGAAGAGGCCCACACCACGATGATCTTTGACGGGCGGTGGAAATACATCCGCTGCGAGGGCTTCCGCCCGGTGCTGTTTGATCTGGAGACGGACCCGCAGGAGCTGACGGATCTGGGCGCGTCTGAGGCCGCCGAGCATGTGGAGGTGCGCGCGAGGCTTGAAGCCGCCTTGCTGACATGGGCCACGCGGCACCACACGCGGATCACCGCCACGCCAGAGGTGCTGGCCCGCCAGAAGCGCGCCGCGGACTCCGGGATCCTGATCGGGTTTTGGGATGAGGCGGAATATGAGCAGGCGACGGGGAAGGCCTTTGACGACCTCAAGCCGATGGGGCGGCCCTGA
- a CDS encoding MarR family winged helix-turn-helix transcriptional regulator, translating into MSDPEKIDPERIRDRRAHEELNIFSRLPAVYAASRKQGQRFLQIGGGISIVEWRVLWDLCEAGPMTIRDLAAIQRADHSLLSRALPEMKRKGLVNMARATQDKRQTIVEITPEGRAAYEEAAPVMALRRAALREVLGEEETRQFIALLDRVEAFLRTPADEILKKDMAQ; encoded by the coding sequence ATGAGTGACCCGGAAAAGATCGACCCCGAGCGGATTCGGGACAGGCGCGCGCATGAAGAGCTGAACATCTTCTCGCGCCTCCCGGCTGTTTACGCGGCCTCGCGCAAGCAGGGGCAGCGTTTTCTTCAGATCGGTGGCGGCATCTCGATCGTGGAGTGGCGGGTGCTTTGGGATCTGTGCGAGGCGGGGCCGATGACGATCCGAGACCTTGCCGCGATCCAGCGGGCCGATCACTCGCTTCTCAGCCGCGCCCTGCCGGAGATGAAGCGCAAGGGCTTGGTAAACATGGCGCGCGCCACGCAGGACAAGCGGCAGACGATCGTGGAGATCACGCCGGAGGGCCGCGCCGCCTATGAGGAGGCCGCGCCTGTCATGGCGCTGCGCCGCGCGGCGTTGCGCGAGGTGCTGGGGGAAGAGGAGACGCGCCAGTTCATTGCGCTGCTCGACAGGGTGGAGGCGTTTTTGCGCACGCCCGCAGATGAGATTTTGAAGAAGGACATGGCGCAATGA
- a CDS encoding TAXI family TRAP transporter solute-binding subunit gives MKKTLLGAALALAPLAASAQATLTAETTTPGSTPHYIDSTLAAVLDSAGVATLQITEGATLTNSVQAVAEGRLDMAPAPLILPFLLSKGIGPYAGVGPEKGAELAANIRVIFFNAGSAQMLGYYNNNPIEDIRNLEGKRIWNGPPRGAALTSGRAMIQLLSGLKDGEGYEGIQTPWPDTVSTITGGGADAWTIPEGLPSGREIALAAVGGITIHDVPSDLLASELGQQILAAPGHAPYSVPVEDFRAAYDGNDITIVTDDDTFDSFATAFGQIVPAGLDEQLVYDITKAYLEGQDRFIKGSPRGPYAMMSFGDIDGVSQGACGAVQIKMHPGAIRAFEDAGHTIADCLRP, from the coding sequence ATGAAAAAAACGCTTCTGGGCGCCGCGCTGGCGCTTGCACCGCTTGCCGCATCTGCGCAGGCCACGCTGACCGCCGAAACCACCACCCCGGGTTCCACGCCCCATTACATCGACAGCACGCTGGCCGCTGTGCTCGACAGCGCGGGCGTTGCGACGCTGCAAATCACCGAAGGCGCCACCCTCACCAATTCGGTGCAGGCCGTGGCCGAGGGCCGGCTCGATATGGCCCCCGCCCCGCTGATCCTGCCCTTCCTGCTCTCCAAGGGCATCGGCCCCTATGCCGGTGTCGGCCCCGAAAAGGGCGCAGAGCTCGCCGCGAACATCCGCGTGATCTTCTTTAACGCAGGCTCGGCGCAGATGCTCGGCTACTACAACAACAACCCGATCGAAGACATTCGCAACCTCGAAGGCAAGCGCATCTGGAACGGCCCGCCCCGCGGCGCGGCGCTCACCTCCGGGCGCGCGATGATCCAGCTGCTCTCCGGCCTCAAGGACGGTGAAGGCTACGAAGGTATCCAGACGCCCTGGCCCGATACCGTGTCCACCATCACCGGCGGCGGCGCCGACGCTTGGACCATCCCCGAAGGCCTGCCCTCGGGCCGCGAAATCGCGCTGGCCGCCGTGGGCGGCATCACCATCCATGATGTTCCCTCCGACCTGCTCGCCAGCGAGCTCGGCCAGCAGATCCTCGCCGCACCGGGCCATGCGCCCTATTCCGTGCCGGTCGAAGATTTCCGCGCCGCCTATGACGGCAATGACATTACCATCGTCACCGATGATGATACCTTCGACAGCTTCGCCACCGCATTCGGCCAGATCGTGCCCGCCGGGCTCGACGAGCAACTCGTCTACGACATCACCAAGGCCTACCTCGAAGGTCAGGATCGCTTCATCAAGGGCTCGCCGCGCGGCCCCTACGCGATGATGAGCTTCGGCGATATCGACGGCGTCAGCCAAGGTGCCTGTGGCGCGGTGCAGATCAAGATGCACCCCGGCGCCATCCGCGCCTTCGAAGACGCAGGTCACACCATCGCAGACTGCCTGCGCCCCTGA
- a CDS encoding TRAP transporter fused permease subunit encodes MTNPSLTRPLGQRIALVLALLLVIVGMINTMPEIAGLQDWARDVTGRPFFRVSGFAPEFFYPPVFLVMMLIVALDSSVYRAWKQDKPHLAWLGLLLDAGLILAAFLGALGYLVELDSVCLFDQISGERARLMQEAAERSAGVIPGISLEAEVPACQARFGIWTIPLLFTIITLFFLYNVRVWGLPLVIVASVVVVYTVGTALIWVFDLSSNNFLLTKLGADGGDVVAAAVQKATNVFISPDGFMGRFMDIVVNQVFPYVILGALFGTSAGGTSLIKLAVRTTSRLRGGPAHAAVVSSAMFGTITGGPVTNVLSTGRLTIPMMQRNGFSPQFAGGVEAAASSGGQIMPPVMGVAAFVLVALTAVPYTKVITAAFLPALCFFFSIFLAVMFQARRDRVEPMRDIPEDLVMNRQDWLNLIIIFVPILTILFLLLGNKDAVDGGLLATILPAGVTQTIKNATGDAVSAGWWAVIVLLPLLFLDPGTRAAPRRVLVSLADGGILLSRLFLLLFAVSIIAAFLNESGLTGELTRAVTTWLENAQQISLFGFEIKIVGGVYLMLALTCAMFCAILLGMGMPTVPAYVNVALLLGPLLANLGVSFFTAHMFVFYFAVASAITPPVAIAAFAAASITRTEPMRTGIAAVRVGIVMFTIPFIFAWYPELLLIEEAVTITDDTGRKALIEGYSSTVDWGALAVLGLRLVLALYLIASALARFDRGPMPRWEIALRLLAAVLVLWKTPVIMSVGLALAAALVVLHTLTARRQAASAAA; translated from the coding sequence ATGACCAACCCTTCCCTGACGCGTCCGCTCGGACAGCGCATTGCGCTGGTTCTTGCCCTGCTCCTCGTGATCGTCGGCATGATCAACACCATGCCCGAAATCGCCGGCCTGCAAGATTGGGCCCGCGACGTCACCGGCCGCCCGTTCTTCCGCGTGTCGGGCTTTGCGCCCGAGTTTTTCTACCCGCCGGTCTTTCTGGTGATGATGCTCATCGTGGCGCTCGATTCCAGCGTCTACCGGGCCTGGAAGCAAGACAAACCGCATCTGGCATGGCTGGGCCTTCTGCTCGATGCCGGTCTGATCCTCGCCGCCTTCCTCGGGGCGCTTGGCTACCTGGTCGAGCTCGACTCGGTCTGCCTCTTCGATCAGATCAGCGGCGAGCGCGCCCGGCTGATGCAGGAGGCGGCAGAACGCTCCGCAGGGGTGATCCCGGGCATCTCGCTGGAGGCCGAAGTGCCTGCCTGTCAGGCCCGTTTCGGCATCTGGACGATCCCGCTGCTCTTCACCATCATCACGCTGTTCTTCCTCTATAACGTCCGGGTCTGGGGCCTGCCGCTGGTGATCGTCGCCAGCGTCGTGGTGGTCTACACCGTTGGCACCGCGCTGATCTGGGTGTTTGACCTCTCGTCCAACAACTTCCTGCTCACCAAACTGGGCGCCGACGGCGGCGATGTGGTTGCGGCAGCGGTGCAGAAGGCCACCAATGTCTTCATCTCTCCAGACGGCTTCATGGGCCGCTTCATGGATATCGTCGTCAATCAGGTCTTTCCCTATGTGATCCTCGGCGCGCTCTTCGGCACATCGGCGGGGGGCACCTCGCTGATCAAGCTGGCGGTGCGCACCACAAGCCGCCTGCGCGGCGGCCCGGCCCATGCGGCTGTGGTCTCCTCGGCCATGTTCGGCACCATCACCGGCGGGCCGGTGACCAATGTGCTGTCCACCGGGCGGCTGACCATTCCGATGATGCAGCGCAACGGTTTCTCACCGCAATTCGCAGGCGGGGTCGAGGCAGCGGCCTCCTCCGGCGGGCAGATCATGCCGCCGGTGATGGGCGTTGCCGCCTTCGTGCTCGTCGCGCTGACGGCGGTGCCCTACACCAAGGTCATCACCGCCGCCTTCCTGCCCGCGCTCTGCTTCTTCTTCTCGATCTTCCTCGCGGTGATGTTTCAGGCCCGGCGCGACCGGGTAGAGCCAATGCGCGACATCCCCGAAGATCTGGTGATGAACCGGCAAGACTGGCTGAATCTCATCATCATCTTCGTGCCGATCCTCACCATCCTCTTCCTGCTGCTCGGCAACAAGGACGCGGTGGACGGCGGGCTGCTCGCCACGATCCTTCCCGCAGGCGTCACCCAGACGATCAAGAACGCCACCGGCGATGCCGTCTCGGCAGGCTGGTGGGCGGTGATCGTGCTGCTGCCGCTGCTCTTCCTCGATCCCGGCACCCGCGCCGCGCCGCGCCGCGTGCTGGTCTCGCTGGCCGATGGCGGCATCCTGCTGTCGCGCCTCTTCCTGCTGCTCTTCGCGGTGTCGATCATCGCCGCCTTCCTCAACGAAAGCGGCCTGACCGGCGAGCTGACCCGTGCCGTCACCACATGGCTGGAAAACGCCCAGCAGATCAGCCTCTTCGGCTTCGAGATCAAGATCGTCGGCGGCGTCTACCTGATGCTCGCGCTCACCTGCGCGATGTTCTGTGCCATCCTTCTGGGCATGGGCATGCCCACGGTGCCCGCCTACGTCAACGTGGCGCTGCTGCTCGGCCCCCTGTTGGCCAACCTCGGGGTGAGCTTCTTCACCGCGCATATGTTCGTCTTCTACTTCGCCGTGGCCTCGGCCATCACCCCGCCCGTGGCGATTGCCGCCTTCGCCGCCGCCTCGATCACCCGCACTGAGCCAATGCGCACCGGCATCGCCGCCGTGCGCGTCGGGATCGTCATGTTCACCATCCCCTTCATCTTCGCGTGGTATCCCGAGCTGCTGCTGATCGAAGAGGCGGTGACCATCACCGACGACACCGGCCGCAAGGCCCTGATCGAAGGCTACAGCAGCACGGTGGACTGGGGCGCACTCGCCGTGCTCGGCCTGCGTCTGGTCCTCGCGCTCTACCTCATCGCCTCGGCGCTGGCCCGGTTTGACCGTGGCCCAATGCCGCGCTGGGAGATCGCCCTGCGCCTGCTGGCAGCAGTGCTGGTGCTCTGGAAGACCCCGGTGATCATGTCGGTCGGCCTCGCCCTCGCCGCCGCGCTGGTGGTGCTGCACACCCTCACCGCCCGGCGGCAGGCGGCCAGCGCCGCCGCCTAG
- a CDS encoding 3-keto-5-aminohexanoate cleavage protein encodes MTQKPCIICVAITGSVAQKSDNPAVPISIEEQVESTHEAFEAGAAIAHCHVRMPDGSPSSDPERFARLQEGLRAHCPGMIVQFSTGGRSGAGQARGGMLPLRPEMASLTVGSNNFPTRVYENPPDLVDWLAAEMTRYEITPEIEAFDLSHIHRAVALHEAGQLPGKLYIQFVMGVKNAMPVDRDVFDYYIRTVERLAPGTEWCAAGIGRNQIVLNDWAIAAGGHARTGLEDNVRLDKTTLAPSNAALVRRTVEICDKYERPVASWQQAREILGLRAAAA; translated from the coding sequence ATGACCCAGAAGCCTTGCATCATCTGCGTTGCCATCACCGGCAGCGTTGCGCAGAAGTCCGACAACCCGGCGGTGCCGATCAGCATCGAGGAGCAGGTGGAATCGACCCATGAGGCCTTTGAGGCGGGGGCGGCGATTGCCCATTGTCATGTGCGGATGCCGGATGGGTCGCCCAGCTCTGATCCGGAGCGCTTTGCCCGGCTTCAGGAGGGGTTGAGGGCGCATTGCCCAGGGATGATCGTGCAATTCTCGACCGGCGGGCGCTCTGGCGCGGGGCAGGCGCGGGGCGGGATGCTGCCACTGCGGCCCGAGATGGCCTCGCTTACGGTGGGCTCCAACAACTTTCCGACGCGGGTCTACGAGAACCCGCCCGATCTGGTGGATTGGCTGGCCGCCGAGATGACCCGATATGAGATCACCCCCGAGATCGAGGCCTTCGATCTGTCGCATATCCACCGCGCCGTTGCGCTGCACGAGGCCGGGCAGCTGCCGGGGAAACTTTATATCCAGTTCGTGATGGGGGTGAAAAACGCGATGCCAGTGGATCGGGATGTGTTTGACTACTACATCCGCACCGTCGAGCGGCTTGCCCCCGGCACCGAGTGGTGCGCTGCCGGGATTGGCCGCAACCAGATTGTGCTGAACGACTGGGCCATCGCGGCGGGCGGCCATGCCCGCACCGGGCTGGAAGACAACGTGCGCCTCGACAAGACCACGCTCGCCCCCTCCAACGCCGCCCTCGTGCGGCGGACGGTGGAGATTTGTGACAAGTACGAGCGCCCCGTGGCCAGCTGGCAGCAGGCGCGCGAGATACTGGGGCTGCGCGCCGCTGCGGCCTAG